Below is a window of Camelina sativa cultivar DH55 chromosome 11, Cs, whole genome shotgun sequence DNA.
CGGCTACTAGAGGTGATCCGATTGGGAAGACCTACAAAATCGGAAATAGTTATTAGCATCATTACAAGGATGGTTTCCAAGCCATAGAGAAGTGATGGAACTTACAAAGCCAAACCCGTCAACATCAAACGGTACCTCCAccattttatatttcttacaaTACTGTCCAAGAAAAACTCTCACGTAAGGCACTTCCATGAAGGCTGCTGAAACACCACCCTTTGATGGTCCATTGTTTAGAAGTTCTTCACATTTCTCTGGAGAGGTAAATGGCACGAGTCTAGACTCAGGGAAACCCGATTCTCTCAGCTTTCCTAAGACGAATGAATCCCTCTGATATCCCACAGGTCCTCCTTTTGCAAGCAAGTTCTTGATGCTCGTTTCAGTTGGATTCAGCTGTTGTGATGTGAGAAGCGATGACAAACTGGCGGTGTAACTCTGAGTCAGCACAAGAACAATGAAGTACCAGGTGATAACCACAACCCTTGCTGTAGAACTCATTACTCTTTCTCCTGTAAAAACATACTTTTGAGTGTAAATTTAAACAGACTCGTCGCCTACAGTGAGTAGAGGAGAGGGAGGGAACATACTAGGTGCAAAAACCATGATAGAGAAGGCAAACCAGAACATAGTGCTGATCTGGTACTGGACAGACTGGACAGGTCCAGTGAAGTCTGTGTTCACCCTTCGTTCAAGAAAccacacaacaaaaccaacaacaaaaaaggaacCAAGGGTCATCCCCCAAAGCCCCCGTGTCAAAGGCTTAAAGAAGATCAAACTGCTTCTTTCTACCTCGTCTTTTAAAGGGACGACCATCCCCACGCCCGATGTTGTGTATGGCAAAGTGAAATCAACATAGGAAGATCTATTTGCCAATATCGTCGTATCACCCACCACAGCATCATATACCTGCCTCATAGACAAGGAAGGTATTGTTTCAGAGCAATAATTGAGTTATGATCAGAAGAGAATGAAGAATGAGGAATGGTTTCAGGCTCACCCCGAGATACACTTGGTACAACAAGTCGTTGAAGTTACCGTTAGTTTTTCCATCATCATCTCCAAAAGGAATGAATCTGTGGGAGACATCATACGGCATCGCTTGAATTACAGCCTCAAAGAAGTCAATGCAAAACCCTGTTACTGTGGTTTCATGGGTTGTAGGATCTTTTGTAACTTTCACAAACTGAGGGAAAGTACCAACGGGAACACCAATTTGCAGCTTTTTTCCGTTTGTTGGGATCTCCCATCCCCTTGGAACAGCTAAGGTAATCCCAGGCCAGACGATCGGGTTAAGATGATTCTTCCAACTGGAGAAACTACGTGTAGTTCCCGAACTGGGATTCAAATCTTTTACCAGTCCTTGATCCTGCGTCCAGAATCCTACCACCATTCCTCCACCGTCGATTACATTGACAATCTCAAACACTGATACATGTAGTTCTCCATCAGTGAAATGGTAGTCACCAGCAAGTCCTTTGAACTGAATCCGGGAGAGCGAGCGTATAAGCTTTGGACCATATTCTGAGACACTAAGTGCTTCCAGGTCAGATATGTTTCTTCCATCCATTTTGCTGAAAGTCAAGTTAGTTGTTCCTGCATCTTCAACAGCCATTGCCAATGCGGTGGTTGCATCATAAGCTCTCAATCCGTAGATGTTCAACTCTGAAACCGGAAGTGCCTTTGCCAACCTTGATCTAAACGTTTTAAGCTCTTCAGATATCGGAAAGTGAGTCCTTATGCCTATTACCCCTTGCATTGCTTCAATATCGGTTTGGTTCATCAAAACTAGATGATCTATAACCCCATTAGTGAGGATCCATGCATACCCTTGTTTCATGAGACCAGTTTCCTTGGCTTTTACAAAAAATCTTGAAGCGAGGAACCGATTCATATGAACCACAAACACCCTGGTTGGTTTGGTCATCAGTTTGAGAAGGTCCGCAGAGATTTCATCATCCGTTGCATTGGGAGATATCACCGTCCTGTATGGTATACGGATGTTTATCGCTTGTAATGCATCGGTAAGACCAGGCATTATACCTTCTCCAAACGCATTGTCCTCATATACAGGCACAACCTCTCTCCAACCAAACACCTTTATGATCTCGCTTATGGCTTGCACTTGAGATGAGTCGTCGTAAGTAGAGCGAAAGAAGTATGGACTACGGCCAGATTCAAGGAAAGGGCTCGTTGCAGAAAACGATATAATCGGCACCTGAGATTTTTGGCCAACCTCGATCACAAAAGAAGCTTGCATTGTAGTTCTTGGCCCCAGAATTGCTTTCACTTCCTTGTTCTTTATAAGATCAAGAGCTGcagaaacataaaaaatgtgGTGTTATATGAGGATGAGGAAACTTGAAAAGAGGATGCCAAATGGAAGGTAGTGATGACTAAATGTCTATACCTGTGTGGAGCTGATGCCTTGTACACAATACCACGGTTAcgtttaaaattatgtaaacagTGTAAATTATGCATATGGTTACAAACATAGCATAAATGAAGTAAATTTTAGAGTGTAGAAACTAAAAGCTACAAGAATATGTGTGGTATTGACCCGCCAAAAAGAGATTCCAGTTCCACAATACGGATGCCAAAACGTGATTTCACGTAAACACGGTATTCAacggttttgacaaaaaaaaaacgcaattTTGCGGTTTTCGACAACAAAAATGTGATTATGCAGATTTAAATGGAAAATGTGATTATGCCGTTTTGATGAAAACATAGATTGTGCATGTTGGAGAGAACGTGATTAAAAGGAACAATATCGTATGCCGCATCCGAAATGAAAAAAACGAACAACCCTATTCTCACATTCTCAAATTTAGCCTTCCAGCAATGAACATGTTACATGTGTAGATATGTGATGTGCATAATGATAGAGAGCTAGGACTCAATTGTTTCA
It encodes the following:
- the LOC104727637 gene encoding glutamate receptor 2.4, which translates into the protein MKRHLNDLVLVFLVFIFPVELVKGQNTTIQVINVGVVTDVGTTSSNLSLLAINMSLSDFYSTRPESRTRLLLNFADSRDDVVGAAAAALDLIKNKEVKAILGPRTTMQASFVIEVGQKSQVPIISFSATSPFLESGRSPYFFRSTYDDSSQVQAISEIIKVFGWREVVPVYEDNAFGEGIMPGLTDALQAINIRIPYRTVISPNATDDEISADLLKLMTKPTRVFVVHMNRFLASRFFVKAKETGLMKQGYAWILTNGVIDHLVLMNQTDIEAMQGVIGIRTHFPISEELKTFRSRLAKALPVSELNIYGLRAYDATTALAMAVEDAGTTNLTFSKMDGRNISDLEALSVSEYGPKLIRSLSRIQFKGLAGDYHFTDGELHVSVFEIVNVIDGGGMVVGFWTQDQGLVKDLNPSSGTTRSFSSWKNHLNPIVWPGITLAVPRGWEIPTNGKKLQIGVPVGTFPQFVKVTKDPTTHETTVTGFCIDFFEAVIQAMPYDVSHRFIPFGDDDGKTNGNFNDLLYQVYLGVYDAVVGDTTILANRSSYVDFTLPYTTSGVGMVVPLKDEVERSSLIFFKPLTRGLWGMTLGSFFVVGFVVWFLERRVNTDFTGPVQSVQYQISTMFWFAFSIMVFAPRERVMSSTARVVVITWYFIVLVLTQSYTASLSSLLTSQQLNPTETSIKNLLAKGGPVGYQRDSFVLGKLRESGFPESRLVPFTSPEKCEELLNNGPSKGGVSAAFMEVPYVRVFLGQYCKKYKMVEVPFDVDGFGFVFPIGSPLVADVSRAILKVAESNKATQLENAWFKNIDKTCPDPMTNPDPNPTVSFRQLSLDSFWILFVAAAIVCISALLISVICFLYQNRVILNNRAIPRRERMNSMWERFKERQENPAPRN